One region of Micromonospora lupini genomic DNA includes:
- a CDS encoding AfsR/SARP family transcriptional regulator, with product MTRQPTPPVGVTFGVLGPVTATTAGGPVPLRGHRQRLVLARLLIAHGRVVPVERLVDDLWEAPPDGAVGAIRTFVADLRRALEPDRPPRQPPRLLVTEPPGYALRAAPDTVDADRFEAAVGEAGRLLTGNLPAPALTVLDEALGLWRGPAYADCAGDLWAAAEINRLDESRMLAVERRAEALLALGRPDEAAADLPAHLASHPLREDAWRLLALARYRAGRQGEALAALREARDVLVAELGLDPGPELRRLEADILAQAPHLTLTPAVAVPDRAGPVGDGGSRPVPQRPSVGRDAERERQRPFVGRDAERERLRHAGRVATGSGRPTLALVSGDPGAGKTALAEALTRQLAAEGWTTAWGRSPEYEGAPAAWPWTQITDTLTEPAGSNGLSGSSGGPSGPGGPSGLGEPSGPGELSGPAGPGGPVDGGGTAGIGGAADPAVARFRRHRAVASLVSTAADRTPLLLVLDDLHRADGDTLDLLTALLTGPQPATGPVLVLGTYRATEISPELTAALARSAGLEPVRVYLGGLSPEATGELARALAATELDPPTVGLIHHRSGGNPFFVRELVRLYVGAGGAALAEVPPGVRDVIRHRLAQLPAATRTVLRQAAVLGRDVDPEVLGALTGDPAALLDAVDRALQAGFLTEQEPDGRLRFTHILVRDTLYADLSAPRRAAWHAAVAEALQRHQPVDPATLAHHLLRAGGPAAARRAAGYARTAAEQAERDGNPHEAARLWAQVVDAYDRAGGTERRDRLSAVLGLGRALAVTGRLAQARVYRAEAIADAEAVGDPRLTAEVLAGFDVPAIWTRNDDDRLSERIVRAAEHALTGLGPTGSAQRSRLLSTLALELRGTTGDRGRRAAAEAERVARTVADPGLLAFALNARFMHAFDSVGLAAERARIGAELVDLATARQLVTFEVLGHLILVQSCCARAERADADAHARAADRLAQRYELPLVGVFTGWYAALRRALDGDREAAADAYRAAADRLPADAMPGLAHGLLPLALLGLRLAEAVDDRPAHDDRPIPGPDDEDWARLDWGPHEPWVRPMLLAVDGDRRAARAALHAVPDGPHDLLREVRLCLTARAALAVNDRDTMEYVAAALRPAADELAAGSGVLTVGPVAGHLADLAAALGRDAEAAEHRRTARVVIARGRAANQT from the coding sequence ATGACCAGGCAACCGACGCCACCGGTGGGGGTGACGTTCGGCGTGCTCGGGCCGGTGACCGCCACCACCGCGGGCGGTCCGGTCCCGCTGCGGGGGCACCGGCAGCGCCTGGTGCTGGCCCGGTTGCTGATCGCCCACGGCCGGGTGGTGCCTGTGGAGCGCCTCGTCGACGACCTGTGGGAGGCGCCGCCGGACGGCGCGGTGGGCGCGATCCGTACCTTCGTCGCCGACCTGCGCCGGGCGTTGGAGCCCGACCGGCCACCCCGGCAGCCACCCCGCCTCCTGGTCACCGAACCCCCGGGGTACGCGCTGCGGGCCGCCCCGGACACGGTGGATGCCGACCGCTTCGAGGCGGCCGTCGGCGAGGCGGGACGGCTGCTGACCGGGAACCTGCCCGCGCCGGCCCTGACCGTGCTGGACGAGGCGCTCGGGCTCTGGCGGGGGCCCGCGTACGCGGACTGCGCGGGCGACCTCTGGGCCGCTGCGGAGATCAACCGCTTGGACGAGTCGCGGATGCTCGCCGTCGAGCGGCGTGCGGAGGCGCTGCTCGCGTTGGGTCGTCCGGACGAGGCCGCCGCCGACCTGCCCGCCCACCTCGCCAGCCATCCGCTGCGGGAGGACGCCTGGCGGCTGCTCGCGCTGGCCCGGTACCGCGCCGGTCGGCAGGGCGAGGCGCTGGCAGCGCTGCGCGAGGCACGCGACGTCCTGGTGGCGGAGCTGGGCCTGGACCCGGGGCCCGAGCTGCGCCGGCTGGAGGCGGACATCCTGGCCCAGGCGCCACACCTGACCCTCACCCCGGCCGTGGCCGTCCCGGACCGTGCCGGACCCGTTGGCGACGGCGGGTCGCGACCCGTGCCGCAGCGGCCGTCCGTCGGGCGGGACGCGGAGCGGGAGCGCCAGCGGCCGTTCGTCGGGCGGGACGCGGAGCGGGAGCGGCTGCGGCACGCCGGCCGGGTCGCCACCGGGTCCGGTCGGCCCACGCTCGCCCTGGTCAGTGGGGATCCGGGGGCCGGCAAGACCGCCCTGGCCGAGGCGCTGACCCGGCAACTCGCCGCCGAGGGCTGGACCACGGCCTGGGGTCGCAGCCCCGAGTACGAGGGCGCCCCGGCCGCCTGGCCGTGGACCCAGATCACCGACACGCTCACCGAGCCGGCGGGGTCGAACGGGCTTTCCGGATCCTCCGGCGGGCCTTCCGGGCCTGGCGGGCCTTCCGGGCTCGGGGAGCCTTCCGGGCCGGGTGAGCTTTCTGGGCCTGCCGGGCCCGGCGGGCCGGTGGACGGTGGCGGGACGGCCGGGATCGGCGGCGCGGCCGACCCCGCCGTGGCCCGGTTCCGTCGGCACCGCGCGGTGGCGTCGTTGGTCTCCACCGCCGCCGACCGGACGCCCCTCCTACTGGTCCTCGACGACCTGCACCGCGCCGACGGCGACACGCTCGATCTGCTCACCGCCCTGCTCACCGGGCCGCAGCCGGCCACCGGGCCGGTCCTGGTCCTGGGCACCTACCGGGCCACCGAGATCAGCCCGGAGCTGACCGCCGCCCTGGCCCGCTCGGCCGGGCTCGAACCGGTGCGCGTGTACCTCGGCGGCCTGTCTCCCGAGGCGACAGGCGAACTGGCCCGCGCCCTCGCCGCAACGGAGCTGGACCCGCCGACAGTCGGGCTGATCCACCACCGCAGCGGCGGCAACCCGTTCTTCGTCCGGGAGCTGGTCCGGCTGTACGTCGGCGCGGGCGGGGCGGCACTGGCGGAAGTGCCGCCCGGGGTGCGCGACGTCATCCGGCACCGCCTCGCCCAGCTGCCCGCGGCGACCCGTACCGTGCTGCGGCAGGCGGCGGTGCTCGGCCGGGACGTCGACCCCGAGGTGCTCGGCGCGCTGACCGGCGACCCGGCGGCGCTGCTGGACGCCGTGGACCGCGCGTTGCAGGCCGGGTTCCTGACCGAGCAGGAGCCGGACGGGCGGCTACGGTTCACCCACATCCTGGTCCGCGACACGCTCTACGCCGACCTGTCCGCGCCGCGCCGCGCGGCCTGGCACGCCGCCGTGGCCGAGGCGTTGCAGCGGCATCAGCCCGTCGATCCCGCCACGCTCGCCCACCACTTGCTGCGCGCCGGCGGGCCGGCCGCCGCCCGCCGGGCCGCGGGATACGCCCGTACCGCCGCCGAACAGGCCGAACGCGACGGCAACCCGCACGAGGCGGCCCGGCTGTGGGCGCAGGTCGTCGACGCGTACGACCGGGCCGGGGGGACCGAGCGACGCGATCGGTTGAGCGCGGTGCTCGGTCTGGGGCGCGCTTTGGCGGTGACGGGCCGGTTGGCGCAGGCGCGGGTGTACCGCGCCGAGGCGATCGCCGACGCCGAGGCGGTCGGTGACCCCCGGCTGACGGCGGAGGTGCTGGCCGGGTTCGACGTGCCCGCCATCTGGACCCGCAACGACGACGACAGGCTCTCCGAGCGGATCGTCCGCGCCGCCGAGCACGCCCTGACCGGCCTCGGCCCGACCGGCTCGGCGCAGCGCAGCCGGCTGCTGAGCACGCTCGCGCTGGAGCTGCGCGGCACCACAGGTGACCGAGGTCGCCGGGCCGCCGCCGAGGCCGAGCGGGTCGCCCGAACCGTCGCGGATCCCGGGTTGCTGGCCTTCGCGCTGAACGCGCGCTTCATGCACGCGTTCGACAGCGTCGGGCTTGCCGCCGAGAGGGCCCGGATCGGCGCGGAGCTTGTCGACCTGGCCACCGCGCGCCAGTTGGTGACCTTCGAGGTGCTGGGTCACCTCATCCTGGTGCAGTCGTGCTGCGCGCGGGCCGAACGTGCCGACGCGGACGCGCACGCCCGCGCCGCCGACCGCCTCGCGCAGCGCTACGAGCTGCCGCTGGTCGGCGTCTTCACCGGCTGGTACGCGGCGCTGCGCCGCGCGTTGGACGGCGACCGGGAGGCGGCGGCGGACGCGTACCGGGCTGCTGCCGACCGGCTGCCCGCCGACGCCATGCCGGGGCTGGCCCACGGCCTGCTGCCCCTCGCCCTGCTCGGCCTGCGCCTGGCCGAAGCGGTCGACGATCGTCCGGCCCACGACGACAGGCCGATTCCCGGGCCGGACGACGAGGACTGGGCGCGGCTGGACTGGGGCCCGCACGAGCCCTGGGTCCGCCCCATGCTGCTCGCCGTCGACGGCGACCGGCGCGCTGCCCGAGCGGCGCTCCACGCCGTGCCGGACGGGCCGCACGACCTGCTGCGGGAGGTGCGGCTGTGCCTCACCGCCCGCGCGGCGCTCGCCGTAAACGACCGGGACACCATGGAGTACGTCGCCGCCGCGCTCCGACCAGCCGCGGACGAGCTGGCCGCCGGCAGTGGAGTGCTCACCGTCGGTCCGGTGGCCGGGCACCTCGCCGACCTGGCCGCCGCCCTCGGCCGCGACGCCGAAGCGGCCGAGCATCGCCGTACCGCCCGGGTGGTCATCGCGCGCGGTCGCGCCGCCAACCAAACCTGA
- a CDS encoding SDR family NAD(P)-dependent oxidoreductase has protein sequence MTERIRTPFGFASTADEVLAGVDLSGRRAIITGGAAGIGVETARALAAAGAEVVLAVRRVSAGEQAAADIAASIGADRVTARELDLADQDSVHRFVAGWDQPLHILVNNAGIMALPELERTAEGWEMQFATNFMGHFALTVGLHDALAAAGGARVVSVSSSGNLFSPVVFDDLHFAFRPYDPLLAYGQSKSAEALLAVEANRRWSGEGIHTNALNPGAIATGLQKHTGGLRTPKERQKTPQQGAATSVLLAASPLLEGVGGRYFEDCAEAPVVTERPADYSGVAAYAVDPGNAERLWTVASDLLA, from the coding sequence ATGACTGAGCGAATCAGGACGCCATTCGGTTTCGCCTCGACCGCCGACGAGGTCCTCGCCGGAGTCGACCTGAGCGGTAGGCGGGCCATCATCACCGGAGGCGCCGCCGGCATCGGCGTCGAGACCGCCCGCGCGCTGGCCGCCGCCGGGGCCGAGGTGGTGCTCGCGGTACGTCGGGTCAGCGCGGGTGAGCAGGCCGCCGCCGACATCGCGGCAAGCATCGGCGCGGACCGGGTCACGGCCCGCGAGCTGGACCTGGCCGACCAGGATTCGGTACACCGATTCGTCGCCGGCTGGGACCAGCCACTGCACATCCTGGTCAACAACGCCGGGATCATGGCGCTGCCCGAGCTGGAGCGCACCGCGGAGGGCTGGGAGATGCAGTTCGCCACCAACTTCATGGGGCACTTCGCGCTTACCGTCGGCCTGCACGACGCGCTCGCCGCGGCCGGCGGCGCCCGGGTGGTGTCGGTCAGCTCCAGCGGCAACCTCTTCTCGCCTGTGGTCTTCGACGACCTGCACTTCGCGTTCCGGCCGTACGACCCGCTGCTCGCGTACGGGCAGTCCAAGAGCGCCGAGGCGCTGCTTGCCGTCGAGGCGAACCGCCGCTGGTCCGGCGAGGGCATCCACACCAACGCGCTGAACCCCGGCGCGATCGCCACCGGCCTGCAGAAGCACACCGGCGGGCTGCGGACGCCCAAGGAGCGGCAGAAGACACCGCAGCAGGGCGCCGCCACCTCGGTGCTGCTCGCCGCGTCCCCTCTGCTGGAGGGCGTCGGCGGTCGCTACTTCGAGGACTGCGCCGAGGCGCCGGTGGTCACCGAGCGGCCCGCCGACTACAGCGGCGTCGCGGCGTACGCGGTCGATCCGGGCAACGCCGAGCGGCTCTGGACCGTGGCGTCGGACCTCCTCGCGTAG
- a CDS encoding MmyB family transcriptional regulator has protein sequence MSTAGPLGEFLRARRDLIGPSDVGLPAHGRRRVPGLRREELALLAGISADYYLRLEQGRDRHPSGQVLDALARALLLDAETAAHLRRLGGQAPAGRQVRRPERVPVGIRQLVGSWARTPAFVHGRHLDVLFANPMATALAPIYRVGVNLLRAVFLDPSVPALYPAAEAVAANAVAGLRAQVGVEVDDPRLTELVEELSAGSERFRRLWARHDVAVRAGGGLRVFRHPVVGELELRYEKLTINGTSQSVVVYHAEPGSPSDRALARLDAAVSTPDTNKDH, from the coding sequence GTGAGCACGGCCGGCCCGCTGGGCGAATTCCTGCGCGCCCGGCGCGACCTGATCGGCCCCTCCGACGTCGGGCTGCCCGCACACGGCAGGCGGCGGGTGCCCGGCCTGCGCCGCGAGGAACTGGCCCTGCTGGCCGGCATCAGCGCCGACTACTACCTGCGGCTGGAGCAGGGCCGCGACCGGCACCCGTCGGGGCAGGTGCTCGACGCGCTGGCCCGGGCGCTGCTGCTCGACGCGGAGACCGCGGCGCACCTGCGTCGCCTCGGCGGCCAGGCACCCGCCGGCCGGCAGGTACGACGCCCGGAGCGGGTCCCGGTGGGCATTCGACAGTTGGTCGGTTCGTGGGCGCGGACACCCGCGTTCGTCCACGGCCGGCACCTGGACGTGCTCTTCGCCAACCCGATGGCGACCGCGCTGGCGCCGATCTACCGGGTCGGGGTGAACCTGCTGCGCGCGGTCTTCCTGGACCCGAGCGTGCCGGCGCTCTACCCGGCCGCGGAGGCGGTCGCGGCCAACGCGGTGGCCGGCCTGCGGGCCCAGGTCGGCGTCGAGGTGGATGATCCCCGGCTCACCGAGCTTGTCGAGGAGTTGTCCGCCGGCAGCGAGCGGTTCCGGCGGTTGTGGGCCCGGCACGACGTCGCCGTCCGCGCGGGCGGTGGGCTACGGGTGTTCCGGCATCCGGTCGTGGGCGAGCTGGAGCTGCGCTACGAGAAGCTGACGATCAACGGTACGAGTCAGTCAGTGGTCGTCTATCACGCCGAGCCGGGCAGCCCGTCCGACCGCGCGCTCGCCCGGCTGGATGCGGCCGTTTCAACGCCCGACACGAACAAAGACCACTAA
- a CDS encoding cupin domain-containing protein — protein sequence MEEEPVANNSGDAPSVKRTELQRHQASVPGRLIVQTLFEIPVGLASGRHSHPGEEVGFLIHGTVDMEFDDRPTLTIHAGEPFLIPPRTIHNARNVTDDTTTMMLSTYFVEADEPLVTQYP from the coding sequence ATGGAGGAGGAGCCTGTGGCGAACAATTCCGGCGACGCCCCCAGCGTCAAGCGCACCGAACTGCAGCGTCATCAGGCCTCCGTGCCGGGTCGCCTGATCGTGCAGACGCTCTTCGAGATACCGGTCGGGCTCGCGTCGGGACGGCACAGCCACCCGGGCGAGGAGGTGGGCTTCCTCATCCACGGCACTGTCGACATGGAGTTCGACGACCGGCCGACGCTCACCATCCACGCCGGTGAGCCGTTCCTGATCCCACCCCGGACCATCCACAACGCCCGCAACGTCACCGACGACACCACCACGATGATGCTCTCGACGTACTTCGTCGAGGCCGACGAGCCGCTGGTGACGCAGTACCCCTGA
- a CDS encoding TetR/AcrR family transcriptional regulator: MASERKATADPARSLAILWRTREPTSRSAGQGLSVDRIVRAAIDIADAEGLDALTMRRVGEALGVGTMSVYTYVPGKSELVDVMVDTAYGEMPRSAVEGDWRARLERIARDNLALYQRHRWMLRAETTRPVLGPHLVAKYDHELGAVADIGLTDVEMDAVLTLVLGHVKSSARAASEVVDLERETGMTDGQWWQSHAPWLETFLTADSYPTASRVGTAAGQQHGGAYGPEYAFEFGLQRVLDGISVVVAERAATR; encoded by the coding sequence ATGGCGAGTGAGCGCAAGGCGACAGCGGATCCGGCCCGCAGCCTGGCCATCCTCTGGCGCACCCGGGAGCCGACCAGCCGCAGCGCCGGGCAGGGGCTCAGCGTCGACCGGATCGTCCGCGCGGCGATCGACATCGCCGACGCCGAGGGCCTCGACGCGTTGACCATGCGCCGGGTCGGTGAGGCGTTGGGTGTCGGCACCATGTCCGTCTACACGTACGTGCCGGGCAAGTCCGAGCTCGTCGACGTCATGGTCGACACCGCGTACGGCGAGATGCCGCGTTCGGCCGTCGAGGGGGACTGGCGGGCCCGGCTGGAGCGGATCGCCCGCGACAACCTGGCGCTCTACCAGCGCCACCGCTGGATGCTGCGAGCCGAGACGACCCGCCCGGTGCTCGGCCCGCACCTGGTGGCCAAGTACGACCACGAACTCGGCGCGGTCGCCGACATCGGGCTCACCGACGTCGAGATGGACGCGGTGCTCACCCTCGTCCTCGGGCACGTGAAGAGTTCCGCGCGCGCCGCGTCCGAGGTGGTCGACCTGGAGCGGGAGACAGGCATGACCGACGGCCAGTGGTGGCAGTCGCACGCGCCCTGGCTGGAGACGTTCCTGACGGCCGACAGCTACCCGACCGCGTCCCGGGTCGGCACCGCGGCCGGTCAGCAGCACGGCGGGGCGTACGGCCCGGAGTACGCGTTCGAGTTCGGCCTGCAACGCGTCCTCGACGGCATCTCGGTGGTGGTCGCCGAGCGGGCGGCCACCCGGTAG
- a CDS encoding MFS transporter yields MVTAAAGSGDRPASAWAPLRGAVYRNLWLALLAANIGTWMQTVGAQWLLIHHSNASTLVALVQTASLLPVLLLALPAGVLADNFDRRHLLIAVQLFLVAVAVALTLLTLTDRMPPALLLTLTFAFGVGQALTLPAWSAVIPELVPQEQLRSASALGSISVNVARAVGPAVAGVLIARIGVAPVFGLNAVAFAVFAYALWLWRPGTARAVEVPERFTAALRAGSRYVRHSPIVRRLLRRALVFVIPASALWALLPLVAARRLGLGSGGYGLLLAALGVGAIAGGVLLAVIRTRLSANQLLLIAGALFTVALVVLGTVRVVPLVLLALLPAGMAWVTVLANVNAEMQLFLPSWVRARGLAVYQVCFAGGQAVGALAWGLVAEMGGLVLAYLAAAALMFLGTVTSRIWPLPDLRSVNREPSAYWPQLHLAHEPDPGVGPVLVTVQYTVRPERTEPFLAAMDVVRGARQRTGAMRWGLFRPAETTDRFVEVYLVPSWDEHLRQHGGRLTGEDREAEARARELTDGDTEVRHLVPAAAGPALSDDREEV; encoded by the coding sequence GTGGTGACGGCGGCAGCCGGATCGGGGGACCGGCCGGCCTCCGCGTGGGCGCCGCTGCGCGGCGCCGTCTACCGCAATCTCTGGCTGGCCCTGCTCGCCGCCAACATCGGCACCTGGATGCAGACCGTCGGGGCGCAGTGGCTGCTGATCCACCACTCCAACGCCTCCACGCTCGTCGCGCTGGTGCAGACCGCCAGCCTGCTGCCGGTGCTGCTGCTGGCGCTGCCCGCCGGGGTGCTGGCCGACAACTTCGACCGCCGGCACCTGCTGATCGCGGTGCAGTTGTTCCTGGTGGCGGTCGCGGTGGCGTTGACACTGCTCACCCTGACCGACCGGATGCCGCCGGCCCTGCTGCTCACCCTCACCTTCGCGTTCGGGGTCGGGCAGGCGCTCACCCTGCCGGCCTGGTCGGCGGTGATCCCGGAGCTGGTGCCGCAGGAGCAGTTGCGGTCGGCGTCCGCGCTCGGCTCGATAAGCGTGAACGTGGCGCGGGCGGTGGGGCCCGCGGTGGCCGGTGTGCTGATCGCCCGGATCGGCGTCGCCCCGGTCTTCGGGCTCAACGCGGTGGCGTTCGCCGTCTTCGCGTACGCGCTGTGGCTCTGGCGGCCGGGCACCGCCCGCGCCGTCGAGGTGCCCGAGCGGTTCACCGCCGCGCTGCGGGCCGGTAGCCGCTACGTACGCCACTCGCCGATCGTGCGCCGGCTGCTGCGCCGCGCGTTGGTCTTCGTGATCCCGGCCAGCGCGCTGTGGGCGCTGCTGCCGCTGGTGGCGGCACGGCGGCTGGGGCTGGGCTCCGGCGGGTACGGGCTGCTGCTGGCCGCGCTCGGAGTGGGCGCCATCGCGGGCGGTGTGCTGCTGGCCGTGATCCGTACCCGGCTGTCGGCCAATCAGCTCCTGCTGATCGCCGGCGCGCTGTTCACGGTCGCGCTGGTGGTGCTCGGCACGGTACGGGTGGTGCCGCTGGTGCTCCTCGCCCTGCTGCCGGCGGGGATGGCCTGGGTGACGGTGCTGGCCAACGTCAACGCCGAGATGCAGCTCTTCCTGCCGAGCTGGGTACGGGCCCGGGGGCTGGCCGTCTATCAGGTGTGTTTCGCCGGCGGGCAGGCCGTCGGCGCCCTCGCGTGGGGTCTGGTGGCCGAGATGGGTGGGCTGGTTCTCGCCTACCTCGCGGCGGCGGCGCTGATGTTCCTCGGTACCGTGACGAGCCGGATCTGGCCGCTGCCGGACCTGCGGTCGGTGAACCGCGAACCGTCGGCCTACTGGCCGCAACTGCACCTGGCGCACGAGCCGGACCCGGGCGTGGGGCCGGTGCTGGTGACGGTGCAGTACACGGTCCGGCCGGAGCGGACGGAACCGTTCCTGGCGGCCATGGACGTGGTGCGCGGCGCCCGGCAGCGCACCGGGGCGATGCGCTGGGGGCTGTTCCGGCCCGCCGAGACGACGGACCGGTTCGTCGAGGTGTACCTGGTGCCGTCCTGGGACGAGCACCTGCGCCAGCACGGCGGCCGGTTGACGGGCGAGGACCGCGAGGCCGAGGCGCGGGCGCGGGAGCTTACCGACGGCGACACGGAGGTACGCCATCTCGTGCCGGCCGCCGCCGGGCCGGCGCTGTCCGACGACCGCGAGGAGGTGTGA
- a CDS encoding SDR family NAD(P)-dependent oxidoreductase has product MGARTFVVVGGTSGLGLAVARLLVDEHQVVVFGNEPAEVAATTDELGCGGAVCDVSSYEQVRDAFAEVVGRYGTVDGVAACASMWAGGDLGDLSVEHIRRAVEINVLGTTFLLREALEHLHRQGYGNVVYIGAMALAAPRPGIPIYRATKSYGSSLVESLAQAQHSNRVKVMQLHPGPMPTRLQERVGAEFLDEVYALPEQVAAEVVRLLLLQPDDLYVSGERVLRADGRW; this is encoded by the coding sequence ATGGGTGCCAGAACCTTCGTGGTGGTGGGCGGTACCAGCGGGCTGGGTCTCGCGGTGGCCCGACTGCTTGTCGACGAGCACCAGGTCGTGGTGTTCGGCAACGAGCCGGCCGAGGTCGCCGCGACCACCGACGAGCTGGGGTGCGGCGGCGCGGTCTGCGACGTCTCCTCCTACGAGCAGGTCCGGGACGCGTTCGCCGAGGTGGTGGGGCGCTACGGCACCGTCGACGGGGTGGCGGCGTGCGCGTCGATGTGGGCGGGCGGCGACCTCGGAGACCTGTCCGTGGAGCACATCCGCCGGGCCGTGGAGATCAACGTCCTGGGTACGACCTTCCTGCTGCGGGAGGCGCTTGAGCATCTGCACCGGCAGGGCTACGGGAACGTGGTGTACATCGGCGCGATGGCGCTGGCGGCTCCCCGGCCGGGCATCCCGATCTACCGGGCGACCAAGAGCTACGGCAGCAGCCTGGTCGAGTCGCTGGCCCAGGCGCAGCACAGCAACCGGGTCAAGGTGATGCAGTTGCATCCCGGGCCGATGCCGACCCGCCTGCAGGAACGCGTCGGCGCCGAGTTCCTCGACGAGGTGTACGCCCTGCCCGAGCAGGTCGCCGCCGAGGTCGTCCGGCTGCTGCTGCTGCAACCCGACGACCTCTACGTCTCCGGCGAGCGCGTGTTGCGCGCGGACGGGCGGTGGTGA
- a CDS encoding sensor histidine kinase, with translation MTSEHPSHLAASLRRRGWLLSAWPWRALAYLVSTVPIAGVLTVGLLVVGAPLLPVVSTLRRQGRPPSIALMLFLITGSIILVALAPIVSFAVGVVERWRVRLVDNRPLPSSPWPGLAARYRSAATWREVAYLFWLGGFVPVAYWVFLVLVLLDVGMVTSPWLAGDSEPVVIWQPIESTGEAVPYAIVGVLLLPVLCYGVGLLAAGQAAVARWALTSPVDAAALREVARSRTRLVGAYEAERRRIERDLHDGAQPRLTSLTLQLGLARLDVPEDSPAARPLAVAHDQARGLMVMLRQLVHGIRPQTLTDLGLAGAVRELADAAPVAVTVHADIESALPEIVDTTAYFVVSEALSNVARHAGATRAEVRLSRVGGDLVVEVSDDGRGGADPARGTGLTGLADRVAAADGRLLLSSPPGGPTLVRVELPCRR, from the coding sequence ATGACCTCGGAACACCCTTCCCACCTGGCCGCGTCGCTGCGCCGCCGCGGCTGGCTGCTCTCCGCCTGGCCCTGGCGCGCGCTGGCGTACCTGGTCAGCACCGTGCCGATCGCCGGCGTGCTCACCGTCGGGCTGCTCGTCGTCGGCGCGCCCCTGCTGCCAGTCGTCAGCACGCTCCGGCGGCAGGGCCGACCGCCGAGCATCGCGCTGATGCTGTTCCTGATCACCGGCAGCATCATCCTGGTGGCGTTGGCCCCGATCGTGAGCTTCGCGGTGGGCGTCGTCGAGCGGTGGCGGGTCCGGCTCGTCGACAACCGTCCGCTGCCCTCGTCGCCGTGGCCGGGCCTGGCCGCCCGCTACCGCAGCGCCGCTACCTGGCGGGAGGTCGCGTACCTGTTCTGGCTTGGCGGTTTCGTGCCTGTCGCGTACTGGGTGTTCCTGGTGCTGGTGCTGCTCGACGTCGGGATGGTCACCAGCCCCTGGCTGGCCGGGGACAGCGAACCGGTCGTGATCTGGCAGCCGATCGAGAGCACCGGCGAAGCCGTCCCGTACGCGATCGTGGGAGTGCTCCTCCTCCCGGTGCTCTGCTACGGGGTGGGGCTGCTCGCCGCCGGCCAGGCCGCCGTGGCCCGGTGGGCGCTGACCTCGCCTGTCGACGCGGCCGCGCTGCGCGAGGTCGCACGCTCCCGCACCCGGCTGGTCGGCGCGTACGAGGCGGAACGGCGCCGCATCGAGCGGGACCTGCACGACGGGGCGCAGCCCCGGCTGACCAGCCTCACCCTCCAGCTCGGTCTGGCCCGGCTGGACGTGCCCGAGGACTCCCCCGCCGCCCGGCCCCTCGCCGTGGCGCACGACCAGGCGCGCGGGCTGATGGTGATGTTGCGGCAGTTGGTGCACGGCATCCGGCCGCAGACCCTCACCGACCTCGGACTCGCCGGCGCGGTACGCGAGCTGGCCGACGCCGCTCCCGTCGCGGTCACCGTGCACGCCGACATCGAGAGCGCGCTGCCGGAGATCGTCGACACCACCGCGTACTTCGTGGTGTCCGAGGCGTTGAGCAACGTGGCCCGGCACGCCGGGGCGACACGTGCCGAGGTGCGCCTGTCCCGGGTCGGCGGCGACCTCGTGGTCGAGGTGTCCGACGACGGGCGCGGCGGCGCAGACCCGGCCCGGGGCACCGGCCTGACCGGTCTCGCCGACCGGGTCGCCGCCGCCGACGGACGGCTGTTGCTGTCCAGCCCGCCCGGCGGGCCTACCCTGGTCCGGGTGGAGCTGCCATGTCGCCGCTGA
- a CDS encoding response regulator transcription factor gives MSPLTRVVLAEDEVLLREGLVALLTRFDFTVCAAVGSAPDLLEAARAHEPDLVLTDIRMPPGRRDDGLRAAVALRAERPGLPVVVLSQFVQTGYAAALLDSGDGQRVGYLLKDRVAEVTEFVDTLRRVTAGGTAIDPDVVRQLLHRPRDPLAALSAREREVLALLAEGRSNASIAARLHVTEAAVGKHVGNILLKLDLPPSDDTNRRVLAVLTYLRADPVG, from the coding sequence ATGTCGCCGCTGACCCGGGTGGTGCTCGCCGAGGACGAGGTGCTGCTGCGCGAGGGCCTGGTCGCGCTGCTGACCCGCTTCGACTTCACTGTGTGCGCCGCCGTCGGCTCCGCGCCGGACCTGCTGGAGGCGGCCCGCGCACATGAGCCCGATCTGGTGCTTACCGACATCCGGATGCCGCCCGGTCGGCGCGACGACGGGCTGCGCGCGGCAGTCGCGCTGCGCGCCGAGCGGCCCGGCCTGCCGGTGGTCGTGCTCAGCCAGTTCGTGCAGACGGGGTACGCGGCGGCGCTGCTTGACAGCGGCGACGGCCAGCGGGTCGGCTACCTGCTCAAGGACCGGGTGGCCGAGGTGACCGAGTTCGTCGACACTCTGCGCCGGGTCACCGCCGGCGGCACCGCCATCGACCCGGACGTGGTACGGCAACTGCTGCACCGCCCCCGCGATCCGCTCGCCGCGCTCTCCGCCCGGGAACGGGAGGTGCTGGCGCTGCTGGCCGAGGGTCGCTCCAACGCCTCGATCGCCGCCCGGCTGCACGTCACCGAGGCCGCCGTCGGCAAGCACGTCGGCAACATCCTGCTGAAGCTCGACCTGCCGCCCAGCGACGACACCAACCGCCGGGTGCTCGCCGTGCTCACCTATCTGCGCGCCGACCCGGTGGGCTGA